The proteins below come from a single Faecalibaculum rodentium genomic window:
- a CDS encoding sugar kinase has product MANVILFGEPMALLTADTPGKLEDICHFTRSMSGAEVNVAIGLTRLGHHAQYLTRLGDDPFGRYIEGALKSNGIGTEFITVDPVYKTGIQLKNRTTDGSDPYAPYYRKGSAASHISAAEIDALDLDGVDLVHVTGIPPALSQSARAATHRLMDRAREAGIFVTFDPNLRPALWENEETMRQVLNELAGKADLVLPGIAECEVLAGTADPEKAAAFFLDKGPKAVIIKDGSDGAYLFTAEGSTKVPGYKAEKVVDTVGAGDGFAVGVISGLLEGLPMEEGVRRGNAIGCIQVMTAGDNEGLPTTEQLQAFMERRSVS; this is encoded by the coding sequence ATGGCAAACGTGATTCTGTTTGGCGAACCCATGGCGCTGCTGACAGCGGATACGCCGGGGAAACTGGAAGACATCTGCCACTTTACACGCTCCATGTCCGGCGCGGAAGTGAATGTGGCCATTGGCCTGACCAGGCTTGGACATCATGCCCAGTACCTCACAAGGCTGGGGGATGACCCCTTCGGCCGCTACATCGAAGGGGCACTGAAATCCAACGGCATCGGCACGGAGTTCATCACCGTGGATCCGGTATACAAGACCGGGATCCAGCTCAAGAACCGCACGACCGACGGCAGCGACCCCTACGCGCCGTATTACCGGAAGGGCTCTGCAGCCTCCCATATCTCTGCGGCAGAGATCGATGCGCTGGACCTGGATGGCGTGGATCTGGTGCATGTGACAGGGATCCCGCCGGCGCTGTCGCAAAGTGCCAGGGCAGCGACACACCGGCTGATGGACCGGGCAAGGGAAGCGGGGATCTTTGTGACCTTCGACCCGAACCTGCGCCCGGCGCTGTGGGAGAACGAAGAGACCATGCGTCAGGTCCTGAACGAACTGGCGGGAAAGGCGGATCTGGTGCTGCCGGGGATCGCGGAGTGCGAAGTCCTGGCAGGGACGGCCGATCCGGAGAAAGCCGCGGCGTTCTTCCTGGACAAGGGACCAAAGGCGGTCATCATCAAGGACGGATCCGACGGGGCATACCTCTTCACGGCTGAAGGAAGCACAAAGGTGCCCGGGTACAAAGCGGAGAAAGTCGTGGACACCGTGGGAGCCGGAGACGGCTTTGCGGTGGGCGTGATCAGCGGACTGCTGGAAGGACTGCCCATGGAAGAAGGTGTGCGCCGGGGCAACGCCATCGGCTGCATCCAGGTGATGACAGCCGGAGACAACGAAGGACTGCCGACAACGGAACAGCTCCAGGCGTTCATGGAACGCCGCAGTGTGTCCTGA
- the eda gene encoding bifunctional 4-hydroxy-2-oxoglutarate aldolase/2-dehydro-3-deoxy-phosphogluconate aldolase, protein MNKELKSRLQTAGLIPVVKIDEAGHAVPLAKALLQAGLDCIEITFRTDAAAEAIEAVRKSGLDVLILAGTVLDVEQADRARKAGADVIVSPGYNASVVRWCLEQNMPVVPGIQSASELTAAVNAGLGFVKFFPAQAAGGIPMLKALSGPFPAMQFMPTGGISEDNFQDYLKLPQVICAGGSWMVPSSLIQEGRFDEIQAIAQSAVTKLLDLKLAHIGINAADEGEAHQIAQFFETVFGFDARENPSSIFSDTYVETLKSPYLGEKGHIAISTPNVERAMTYLEKRGVAFNQDSIVRRPNGVIQAVYFQKETGGFAIHLVRKD, encoded by the coding sequence ATGAACAAAGAACTTAAAAGCAGACTGCAGACAGCCGGGCTGATCCCGGTGGTCAAAATCGATGAAGCCGGACATGCGGTTCCCCTGGCAAAGGCGCTGCTGCAGGCAGGCCTGGACTGCATAGAGATCACCTTCCGCACAGACGCTGCAGCAGAGGCCATTGAAGCGGTCCGCAAATCAGGGCTGGATGTCCTGATCCTTGCCGGGACAGTACTGGATGTGGAGCAGGCAGACCGTGCCAGAAAGGCCGGGGCGGATGTGATTGTGTCTCCGGGGTACAACGCCAGTGTCGTTCGCTGGTGCCTTGAACAGAACATGCCGGTGGTGCCGGGGATCCAGAGTGCATCAGAGCTGACGGCTGCCGTGAATGCGGGACTGGGATTCGTGAAGTTCTTTCCCGCTCAGGCCGCCGGCGGGATCCCGATGCTCAAGGCCCTTTCCGGTCCCTTCCCGGCGATGCAGTTCATGCCCACGGGCGGGATCAGTGAAGACAATTTCCAGGACTACCTGAAACTGCCCCAGGTCATTTGCGCCGGCGGCAGCTGGATGGTTCCATCCAGCCTGATCCAGGAGGGCCGGTTTGACGAAATCCAGGCCATTGCCCAAAGTGCCGTGACAAAACTGCTGGACCTGAAGCTGGCTCATATCGGCATCAATGCGGCCGATGAAGGGGAAGCGCATCAAATTGCGCAGTTCTTCGAGACGGTGTTCGGCTTCGATGCCCGGGAGAATCCCTCTTCGATTTTCTCCGACACCTATGTGGAGACGCTGAAATCTCCCTATCTGGGAGAAAAAGGACACATTGCGATTTCCACGCCCAATGTCGAGCGGGCGATGACGTATCTGGAAAAGCGCGGCGTTGCATTCAACCAGGACAGCATCGTCCGCCGTCCGAACGGGGTGATCCAGGCGGTCTACTTCCAGAAGGAGACCGGCGGCTTTGCGATCCACCTGGTGAGAAAGGACTGA
- a CDS encoding carbohydrate kinase family protein, with product MKQTDVTAFGEILIDFTHSGTADNGAVLFARHPGGAPGNVAVQVARLGGTAAFLGKAGNDMHGQFLADTLKTEGVNTEGLLLDDRHFTTLAFVSVDETGERTFSFARKPGADTQISADELNRAQIRDGKIFHAGSLSLTHEPARSATLEAIREAKAAGALVSYDPNYRASLWNSRQEAMEAMRSLVPFADLMKISDEETELLTGKADPEEALQALLDAGVKFAAVTLGADGAMAGTSAGIVKVPGIPSPIADTNGAGDSFWGAILWQFASRDLNPEELDPARTEDLLRFANAAAALTVRRPGAIPAMPDREAVETFLAA from the coding sequence ATGAAACAGACAGACGTTACAGCATTCGGAGAGATCCTGATCGATTTCACCCACAGCGGAACAGCAGACAATGGAGCAGTGCTGTTTGCCAGACACCCTGGAGGGGCACCCGGCAATGTGGCCGTGCAGGTGGCCAGGCTGGGAGGGACCGCCGCGTTCCTGGGCAAGGCAGGAAATGACATGCACGGGCAGTTTCTTGCCGATACCCTGAAAACCGAAGGTGTCAATACGGAAGGACTGCTGCTGGATGACCGGCACTTCACGACTCTGGCTTTCGTATCAGTGGATGAAACCGGCGAGCGGACCTTCTCCTTTGCCCGGAAACCCGGGGCCGATACACAGATCTCTGCCGATGAACTGAACCGGGCGCAGATCCGGGATGGGAAGATCTTCCATGCCGGCTCCCTGTCCCTGACCCATGAGCCTGCCCGCAGCGCGACGCTGGAAGCCATCCGGGAGGCAAAAGCGGCCGGGGCTCTGGTCAGCTACGATCCAAACTACCGGGCCAGTCTCTGGAACAGCCGCCAGGAGGCCATGGAAGCCATGCGTTCCCTGGTGCCCTTTGCGGATCTCATGAAGATATCCGATGAGGAAACGGAGCTGCTGACAGGAAAGGCAGATCCCGAAGAAGCGCTGCAGGCCCTGCTGGATGCGGGGGTGAAATTTGCGGCCGTTACCCTTGGAGCCGACGGGGCCATGGCAGGCACCTCTGCTGGTATTGTGAAAGTACCGGGCATACCCTCACCCATTGCCGATACCAACGGTGCCGGGGATTCCTTCTGGGGGGCCATTCTGTGGCAGTTTGCAAGCCGGGATCTGAATCCCGAGGAACTGGATCCGGCCAGGACAGAAGATCTTCTGCGGTTTGCCAATGCAGCCGCAGCTCTGACCGTCCGCAGACCGGGAGCCATCCCCGCGATGCCTGACAGAGAGGCTGTGGAAACTTTCCTTGCAGCATGA
- a CDS encoding C-terminal binding protein: MNENLKVIITDCDHDSIQIEKDVFEKAGIPVELKQCRTEEDVIRDCQDADVFIVQYAPITRKVMEACPKLKYVVRYGVGVDTVDVPAATELGVQVGNVPDYGMNEVADHAIAMSLAMLRKIVPMNEQTKTKKWDYTTAIPVHRFSDLTCGVVGLGRIGRNFAQKMHALGFRVIGFDPYFRETNETAVYVTPVTFDELVKESDIISLHCPADGNKDLFNEKTFRDMKDSALIVNVARGGIINEDDLLEALKAGEIGGAALDCMLGEPVSPDNELFRQENVIVTPHMAWYSEEAASELKRKVAEESVTFLEGKPIRYPVNKPEKQRS; the protein is encoded by the coding sequence ATGAACGAAAACCTGAAAGTGATCATCACGGACTGCGACCATGACTCCATCCAGATCGAGAAGGATGTATTTGAAAAGGCCGGGATCCCGGTGGAGCTGAAGCAGTGCCGGACAGAGGAAGACGTGATCCGGGACTGCCAGGACGCGGATGTGTTCATCGTGCAGTATGCCCCCATCACCCGGAAGGTGATGGAAGCCTGTCCGAAGCTGAAGTATGTGGTGCGCTACGGTGTGGGTGTGGACACGGTGGATGTGCCTGCAGCGACGGAACTGGGCGTGCAGGTGGGCAACGTGCCTGACTACGGGATGAACGAAGTGGCGGATCACGCCATTGCCATGAGCCTGGCGATGCTGCGCAAGATCGTGCCGATGAACGAACAGACGAAGACGAAGAAATGGGACTATACTACGGCGATCCCGGTGCACCGGTTCTCGGACCTGACCTGCGGGGTCGTGGGACTGGGACGGATCGGACGCAACTTCGCACAGAAGATGCATGCCCTGGGCTTCAGGGTCATCGGCTTCGACCCGTATTTCCGGGAAACCAATGAGACGGCCGTGTATGTGACCCCTGTGACCTTCGATGAGCTGGTGAAGGAATCGGACATCATCTCTCTGCACTGTCCGGCAGACGGCAACAAAGACCTGTTCAACGAGAAAACCTTCCGGGACATGAAGGACAGTGCGCTGATCGTGAACGTGGCCCGCGGCGGGATCATCAACGAGGATGACCTGCTGGAGGCACTGAAGGCAGGCGAAATCGGCGGGGCAGCGCTGGACTGCATGCTGGGAGAACCGGTGAGTCCGGACAATGAACTGTTCCGGCAGGAGAATGTGATCGTGACGCCGCACATGGCGTGGTATTCCGAGGAAGCCGCCAGCGAGCTGAAGCGGAAGGTGGCGGAAGAATCCGTGACGTTCCTGGAAGGAAAGCCCATCCGCTATCCGGTCAACAAACCCGAAAAACAGAGAAGCTGA
- a CDS encoding SDR family oxidoreductase: MNLNDLTGKKAIVTGAAQGLSRGMAEGLLEAGASVVIMDINPKAEATAEELRQQGYDCQAVICNLTDDATREEKFNEAVEKLGGHLDILVNGAGVQRRYPSEEFPLEDFDFVMDVNLRSVFAMCQLAGRQFLKQETGGKIINIASMLSFFGGYTVPAYAASKGAVAQITKALCNEWACKGINVNALAPGYMATEMNTALLDPENPRNAEITNRIPNRTWGTGEDMKGPVVWLASDASNYINGAIIPVDGGYLVR; encoded by the coding sequence ATGAACTTGAATGATTTGACAGGCAAGAAAGCCATCGTGACCGGTGCAGCCCAGGGCCTGTCCCGGGGCATGGCGGAAGGACTGCTGGAAGCCGGTGCTTCCGTGGTGATCATGGACATCAACCCCAAGGCGGAAGCCACAGCCGAAGAACTGCGTCAGCAGGGCTATGACTGCCAGGCGGTCATCTGCAACCTGACGGACGATGCCACCCGCGAAGAGAAATTCAATGAAGCCGTGGAAAAACTCGGCGGCCACCTGGACATCCTGGTCAACGGAGCCGGCGTGCAGCGCCGCTACCCCAGCGAGGAGTTCCCCCTGGAAGACTTCGATTTCGTCATGGATGTGAACCTGCGCAGTGTGTTCGCGATGTGCCAGCTGGCTGGACGCCAGTTCCTGAAACAGGAGACCGGCGGCAAGATCATCAACATCGCCTCCATGCTGTCCTTCTTCGGCGGCTACACCGTACCGGCCTATGCAGCTTCCAAGGGTGCGGTGGCCCAGATCACCAAGGCCCTGTGCAATGAATGGGCCTGCAAGGGGATCAACGTGAATGCACTGGCTCCCGGCTACATGGCCACGGAAATGAACACCGCCCTGCTGGATCCGGAGAACCCCCGGAACGCGGAGATTACCAACCGGATCCCGAACCGCACCTGGGGAACAGGCGAAGACATGAAGGGCCCGGTTGTCTGGCTGGCTTCCGATGCATCAAACTATATCAACGGCGCGATCATCCCGGTGGATGGCGGCTACCTGGTGCGATAG
- a CDS encoding TRAP transporter large permease — translation MTTALLLFGSMALFILIGVPIAFALGAAVWSTIVFSPDFTVTVGIIAQRIFGGLESTSIMAIPFFILAGNLMTKGGISRRLVNFANCIVGNVRGGMALALVLACAFFAALSGSAPATVIAIGSMLYPEMVRMGYPKDRTAGLLVVSGGLGPIIPPSIIMVVYATITGASIGDMFSSGMFIGILIMVVLMAVVLFLANKEKWPKTSEKLSMSDLWKSFVGAIPAILLPVIILGGIYSGLLTPTESAAVAVVWALIAGMFIYRELSIKDLVPIFLDSAKGSAMILFIIATSTAFSWIFAYSGISGELVHWIQGMHLSPMIFCIIIAVILLIFGTFLEGIATCVLMVPILWPIAASLGIDVIHFGMIVSLSNVIGTMTPPVAVNIFSAASVTKLKMGEIVKGQIPFFIGYILVFLAVVLIPAVSTFLLK, via the coding sequence ATGACAACCGCCCTGCTTCTGTTCGGGTCCATGGCCCTGTTTATCCTGATTGGCGTCCCCATTGCCTTTGCACTCGGTGCGGCAGTGTGGAGCACCATCGTGTTCAGTCCAGACTTCACGGTGACCGTGGGCATCATTGCCCAGCGGATCTTCGGTGGTCTGGAATCCACGTCCATCATGGCGATCCCGTTCTTTATTCTGGCGGGCAACCTCATGACCAAAGGCGGCATCTCCCGCCGTCTGGTGAACTTCGCCAACTGCATCGTGGGCAATGTCCGCGGGGGCATGGCCCTGGCCCTTGTACTCGCCTGTGCCTTCTTCGCGGCCCTGTCCGGTTCGGCTCCGGCGACGGTCATCGCCATCGGATCCATGCTGTATCCGGAAATGGTGCGCATGGGCTATCCCAAGGACCGGACAGCCGGCCTGCTGGTGGTATCCGGCGGCCTGGGCCCCATCATTCCCCCCAGCATCATCATGGTGGTCTACGCCACGATCACCGGCGCCTCCATTGGCGATATGTTCTCTTCCGGCATGTTTATCGGCATCCTGATCATGGTCGTCCTGATGGCTGTGGTTCTCTTCCTTGCCAATAAGGAAAAATGGCCGAAGACCAGCGAAAAGCTGTCCATGAGCGACCTGTGGAAATCCTTCGTGGGCGCGATCCCGGCGATCCTGCTGCCTGTGATCATCCTGGGCGGCATCTACTCCGGTCTGCTGACCCCGACGGAATCCGCCGCGGTGGCCGTGGTCTGGGCCCTCATTGCAGGTATGTTCATCTACCGGGAGCTCTCCATCAAGGACCTGGTTCCCATTTTCCTGGACTCCGCCAAGGGCTCGGCCATGATCCTGTTCATCATCGCGACGTCCACGGCCTTCTCCTGGATCTTCGCCTACTCCGGAATTTCCGGTGAACTCGTGCACTGGATCCAGGGCATGCACCTGAGTCCGATGATCTTCTGCATCATCATTGCCGTCATTCTGCTGATCTTCGGCACGTTCCTGGAAGGCATTGCCACCTGCGTGCTGATGGTGCCCATCCTGTGGCCGATTGCGGCAAGTCTGGGCATCGATGTGATTCACTTCGGTATGATCGTGAGTCTCTCGAATGTCATTGGCACAATGACGCCGCCGGTGGCTGTGAACATCTTCTCGGCTGCCTCGGTGACGAAGCTGAAGATGGGAGAAATCGTCAAGGGCCAGATCCCGTTCTTCATCGGCTATATCCTGGTGTTCCTGGCGGTCGTCCTGATCCCGGCGGTCAGCACTTTCTTGCTGAAGTAG
- the pta gene encoding phosphate acetyltransferase — MIIDTLKEKIKGRGIRIVFTEGWDARVQEAATKLAAEDVIRPVLLGEKEEIEATAKENGFDLTGIETMNPAEYPDIDKMAVKMVELRRGKLDIERCRKALMSTNYFGTMLVQMGYADGLLGGATYSTADTVRPALQLVKAAPGNALVSSAFLLLKGDEEYMMGDCSINLNPNADDLVEITLQTAKTARQFGIEPKIALLSYSSFGSAKGECVAKVAEAALRLHRMPIDFAVDGEMQFDTAVAPEVAKLKAPKSEVAGQANTFIFPNLSSGNIGYKIAARLGGWEAIGPVLQGLNAPINDLSRGCNATEIYKMAIITAAQKDMDI; from the coding sequence ATGATCATCGATACACTGAAAGAGAAAATCAAAGGACGGGGAATCCGGATCGTATTCACTGAAGGCTGGGATGCCCGCGTCCAGGAAGCCGCAACCAAACTGGCTGCCGAGGACGTCATCCGTCCGGTTCTGCTGGGAGAAAAAGAGGAGATTGAAGCCACTGCAAAGGAAAACGGCTTTGACCTGACCGGCATTGAAACCATGAACCCGGCGGAATATCCCGATATTGACAAAATGGCTGTCAAGATGGTTGAACTCCGTCGAGGCAAGCTGGATATCGAGCGTTGCCGCAAGGCCCTGATGTCCACAAACTATTTCGGCACCATGCTGGTGCAGATGGGCTACGCCGACGGCCTGCTGGGCGGCGCCACCTACAGCACAGCCGACACTGTCCGCCCGGCCCTGCAGCTGGTCAAGGCTGCACCCGGCAACGCGCTGGTCAGCTCTGCCTTCCTGCTGCTGAAGGGCGATGAGGAATACATGATGGGCGACTGTTCCATCAACCTGAACCCCAACGCCGATGATCTGGTGGAAATCACACTGCAGACCGCCAAAACCGCCCGGCAGTTCGGCATCGAGCCGAAGATCGCCCTGCTGTCCTATTCCAGCTTCGGCAGCGCCAAGGGTGAATGCGTGGCCAAGGTGGCGGAAGCCGCCCTGCGTCTGCACCGTATGCCCATCGACTTTGCCGTGGACGGCGAAATGCAGTTTGACACAGCCGTGGCTCCCGAAGTGGCAAAGCTGAAGGCGCCCAAGAGCGAAGTTGCCGGACAGGCAAACACCTTCATTTTCCCCAACCTGTCCTCCGGCAACATCGGCTACAAGATCGCAGCCCGTCTGGGCGGCTGGGAAGCCATTGGACCGGTCCTGCAGGGCCTGAATGCCCCGATCAACGACCTGTCCCGCGGATGCAACGCCACCGAAATCTACAAGATGGCAATCATTACCGCTGCACAGAAGGACATGGACATCTGA
- a CDS encoding TRAP transporter small permease gives MKKLLNGLTSVENVIMVAAFAIMVICTFTQVLNRNFFKLSMPWLDEASTYSMIFMALIGTEVGLRDGTQISVTAVVDKFYGRTRQVIIIVAKIVLLVFSVSVLISSIKLVGLQLATGQTSSAMGLPMAVPYSALVISFAMIVFVQTITTIKMIVRLKDPNVDTPDTREESAA, from the coding sequence ATGAAAAAACTGCTCAACGGTCTGACGTCCGTGGAAAACGTCATCATGGTGGCGGCATTCGCCATCATGGTCATCTGCACCTTCACCCAGGTGCTGAACCGGAACTTCTTCAAGCTTTCCATGCCCTGGCTGGATGAAGCCAGCACCTACAGCATGATCTTCATGGCTCTGATTGGCACGGAGGTCGGACTGCGGGACGGCACACAGATTTCCGTCACGGCGGTGGTCGACAAGTTCTATGGACGGACCAGACAGGTCATCATAATCGTCGCCAAGATCGTCCTTCTGGTGTTCTCGGTATCCGTGCTGATTTCTTCCATCAAGCTGGTGGGACTCCAGCTCGCTACCGGCCAGACTTCTTCGGCAATGGGCCTGCCCATGGCGGTTCCGTACTCCGCCCTGGTGATCAGCTTTGCGATGATCGTGTTTGTGCAGACCATCACCACCATAAAAATGATCGTCCGGCTCAAAGATCCCAACGTTGATACCCCAGATACAAGAGAGGAGAGCGCCGCATGA
- a CDS encoding substrate-binding domain-containing protein produces MEGVILIATMITEAHVRLQADRVAMAVIREARQLNLWIPGDLSIMSFRGYEFGELMEPQLATVRFENEEAGIIAARTLIQMCRH; encoded by the coding sequence ATGGAGGGTGTGATCCTGATTGCCACAATGATCACTGAAGCCCATGTACGGCTGCAGGCCGACCGCGTGGCCATGGCGGTGATCCGGGAAGCCAGACAGCTGAACCTGTGGATTCCAGGCGATCTGTCCATCATGAGCTTTCGCGGGTATGAGTTCGGGGAACTGATGGAACCGCAGCTGGCCACCGTGCGGTTCGAAAACGAGGAAGCAGGCATCATTGCCGCCCGGACCCTGATCCAGATGTGCCGGCACTAG
- a CDS encoding folate family ECF transporter S component, translating to MSAFMTSFRTSARSLKDIRVLTGTALFCALYMILSMFNIYFTPTLRITFGFLAMAASCYFYGMAPNLIGAFVCDFLGWALHPDGAWFPGYALNAMFQAAVYSAFFYQMKELKLWKVLAARLLVVLVVNLVLNPLWLSLMYGDSFWVLMTARIVKNIIMYPIDCFMLVMVLRLCVRLKQQRG from the coding sequence ATGTCTGCATTCATGACTTCCTTCAGGACCAGTGCCCGCAGCCTCAAAGACATCCGGGTACTGACTGGCACGGCGCTGTTCTGCGCCCTGTACATGATCCTGTCCATGTTCAACATCTATTTCACGCCGACCCTGCGCATCACCTTCGGGTTCCTTGCCATGGCCGCCTCCTGTTATTTCTACGGTATGGCACCCAACCTCATCGGGGCGTTTGTCTGCGATTTCCTGGGCTGGGCCCTGCATCCCGACGGTGCCTGGTTTCCCGGCTATGCCCTGAATGCCATGTTCCAGGCGGCTGTCTATTCAGCCTTCTTCTATCAGATGAAGGAGCTGAAACTCTGGAAAGTTCTGGCAGCCAGGCTGCTGGTGGTTCTGGTCGTGAACCTTGTTCTCAACCCTCTGTGGCTGTCCCTGATGTACGGTGACAGCTTCTGGGTGCTCATGACCGCCCGGATCGTCAAAAACATCATCATGTACCCCATCGACTGCTTCATGCTGGTCATGGTACTGCGGCTCTGTGTGCGGCTGAAGCAGCAAAGAGGCTGA
- a CDS encoding 5-deoxy-glucuronate isomerase, with translation MSNINTDTKTRLESWKVQSSEEPGFHKVITPDTAECQEAQIFRLNLPAGQSHTLESGDLELHPVLIAGKAKLSDHDRLDQKMERFDSFYIPGQDKVTITALEDSIFYIAGAKYEGIGQPMFRKFDATLPVGDIHQIHGSGSGQREVMMTLAPGDEASRLICGLTWSGDGTWTSWPPHQHEKDLEEVYCYFDMPLPRFGFHISYLKSGEVEDLVAHTVHSGTMVQAPCGYHPTAAAPGGRNAYLWVLASFSPAQRSYDLAIPDPAFDLEKQ, from the coding sequence GTGTCCAATATCAATACAGATACAAAGACCCGGCTGGAGAGCTGGAAGGTCCAGTCTTCCGAAGAACCGGGATTTCACAAAGTCATCACGCCGGACACGGCGGAGTGCCAGGAAGCACAGATCTTCCGCCTGAACCTGCCTGCAGGGCAGAGCCATACGCTGGAATCCGGTGACCTGGAGCTGCATCCGGTGCTCATTGCCGGGAAAGCGAAGCTCTCAGATCATGACAGACTGGACCAGAAGATGGAGAGGTTTGATTCCTTCTACATCCCCGGGCAGGACAAAGTCACCATCACGGCGCTGGAAGACAGCATCTTCTACATCGCCGGAGCGAAATACGAAGGCATCGGACAGCCGATGTTCCGGAAGTTCGATGCGACCCTGCCGGTGGGAGACATCCACCAGATCCACGGAAGCGGATCGGGACAGCGGGAGGTCATGATGACCCTGGCACCCGGGGATGAAGCAAGCCGCCTGATCTGCGGCCTGACCTGGTCAGGGGACGGGACATGGACGTCCTGGCCGCCGCACCAGCACGAGAAGGATCTGGAGGAAGTGTACTGTTACTTCGACATGCCGCTGCCCAGGTTCGGGTTCCACATCAGCTATCTGAAGAGCGGGGAAGTGGAGGACCTGGTGGCGCATACGGTGCACTCGGGGACGATGGTGCAGGCACCCTGCGGATACCACCCGACAGCAGCGGCTCCCGGGGGACGCAATGCGTACCTGTGGGTGCTGGCATCCTTCAGTCCGGCCCAGAGAAGCTACGATCTGGCCATCCCAGATCCGGCGTTCGATCTGGAGAAACAGTAA
- a CDS encoding response regulator transcription factor yields the protein MQRHRNLQDGNHYRCTEGHGHLSPQHFGFSQDRISRSLFCALSFRYDKGKGKENMKHRILILEDDPDMREALEYALSDFDCLFCSTLAQGFKEWTRGWDLIILDLSLPDGNGLELLQVVRLESDVPVLVFSGRKEESVILDAYAQKGDDYITKPVRLPVLKAKISRMLDRTEIRRFEGYSLEVSKNALSGLCPVQLTRTETAVLEPLFGSGYHAVSAERIIRSVWTRTGHDMSLKTLSVRLSGLRKKLKPAGLAVLGSRVHGYWLQRTEDEDASG from the coding sequence ATGCAACGCCACCGAAATCTACAAGATGGCAATCATTACCGCTGCACAGAAGGACATGGACATCTGAGTCCCCAACATTTTGGATTTTCACAAGACCGGATTTCCCGGTCTCTTTTTTGTGCTCTGTCTTTCAGGTATGATAAAGGAAAAGGGAAAGAGAATATGAAACATAGAATACTGATTTTGGAAGATGATCCGGATATGAGGGAAGCGCTTGAATATGCTTTGTCGGATTTTGACTGTCTTTTCTGTTCAACGCTGGCACAGGGGTTCAAAGAGTGGACCAGAGGCTGGGATCTGATCATTCTTGATTTGAGCCTGCCTGACGGAAACGGTCTGGAACTGCTTCAGGTTGTCAGACTGGAAAGTGACGTTCCTGTTCTTGTCTTCTCCGGACGGAAAGAGGAGTCAGTGATTTTAGATGCTTACGCGCAAAAAGGTGATGACTACATTACAAAACCAGTCAGACTCCCGGTACTTAAAGCAAAGATATCCCGGATGCTTGACAGGACAGAAATCAGACGATTTGAAGGGTATAGTCTCGAGGTATCGAAAAACGCACTCTCAGGTCTGTGTCCTGTACAGCTCACCAGAACAGAAACCGCAGTGCTGGAACCGCTTTTCGGATCTGGATATCACGCTGTCTCTGCAGAAAGAATCATTCGGTCGGTCTGGACCCGTACAGGACATGATATGTCTCTGAAGACTTTGAGTGTGCGGCTTTCCGGATTGCGGAAAAAGCTGAAACCTGCCGGGCTGGCTGTCCTGGGCAGCCGCGTTCATGGGTATTGGCTGCAGAGGACAGAAGATGAAGATGCTTCTGGCTGA
- a CDS encoding SDR family oxidoreductase: MAQCALFLASDDSAYTSGDIIAVDGGWTSF, translated from the coding sequence ATTGCCCAGTGTGCCCTGTTCCTGGCAAGTGACGATTCCGCCTATACTAGCGGCGACATCATTGCGGTGGACGGCGGATGGACTTCATTCTGA